In Amphiprion ocellaris isolate individual 3 ecotype Okinawa chromosome 5, ASM2253959v1, whole genome shotgun sequence, the genomic stretch aactccaaaaaacatCTCCTTTCTGCAGCCGGTGTGTCCGTCCTCGCTTATGAGGTCTGTTCTTTGATTCTCCTGTCATTACTTGTTAATAAAGGTAGAAAATAACAGTCCTGGCCCTGGCCATCTCGTTAATGACAAGCCCCATTCTTCATTGTGTTTGCCTGCGGGGGTTTTGGGATCAGCTACGGTCAATCACCATGCTTCAGCACACAGCTCGCCGTCCTTTCATCTTACATGACACTGATCAATGCAAGATCAGAAGGCAAACCacttcatctgctgcctgcCCATGTGCGAGTGCATCTGAGGGGTTTTCTTCTCCCTTCCTCTTAGCATGTAATTGCCTGCACCCAGGGGCTAAAAGTCTCTTCTCAGGAGGTCGTGTAGGGAAGAAAAGCACAGCTGTTGTACAGACCAAGCACTACTTGGGGTTAAATGTGAACTTACAGGTGTCATACAAGTAGacgctattttttaaaataaatgtaggtTTGTGTAACCTGACAAATGACACATGTGAGGAGTTTTAATAGCTCGGGCCAATATGAACACTTGGGAGCCTTCAAAATCATGGTAAAGGTGGTATGTGAGGAAACAGAGTTAGAGAGGGAGCAGTCCAAACCGGGAGTAAACCAATAATGCAGTTAATATCAATATCACGTCACTCTACCTCCAACAAGTGCTGGGTTTTTCTCATTAGTTAAAAAGTAGCAGACCACCAAAATTTCtctaaaacatctggaatatGGTTTTTCTTACAGCAAACTTGATGACTTACATATACATTTCTGCAGTGAGTGGGGAGTAACAAAGAAACTTAAATAGGTACGACACAGCTTTgtaaattttgaatatttatccactctttaaatgtaaaaatgctgaaagCAGCAGCTCTCTGCCAATGCTAATTTGAGGTTAACGCTGCAAAGATTTAACAGTCTTAAAGtctttaaataatttgttttcacGTAACAGTGAATGACCAAACCCTCCGAGCGTGACTAATTCTATTGTAGCTTTACTTCAGCAAAGCCCCGAGCTTTCATTTACTTCATACTCGTCAGTCTAAGATTTGTTCACTATTATTCCTTTTGAAGTGGCACAATGTATTGAAAACAGTAACATCAGATGAAAGACACCAAGGCAGCTCAGTGCCGAATGTTAATGGACAAATCACAAAGATCTGcggaagagattttttttaaaaatgaataacgTATAAGCTTTAACCTCCTCACAAGCCTTTTCATTCTCGTACCCACTCATCATCTGTCGTGGGACACagcaaaaaaaggaacaaatgaCCCCCTCATCCAGACACAACGCTTCACACTTGAAAATGTACTCAAAAATTCAAGTTTTGAAACTAGGGTGAAGTCCAGGATATCATCCATTTCAAATACATCTACATCTACAGGCCTGCATATGCAAATGTCTGTGTCATCATTCGGCACCAAACAAATTGGAATAAGTCATAAGCGGGATGTCTCTGTGGGCTTAAAAAGTACAGCTTGTTCTTTTGATTTGAGTCGCCCATGTCAAGAAGAATAAATCTCTCAGGAGTTCTACCAGACGCGGCACTTCAGCTCAGGGTTCATTGGACTGCCTTTTTGGCACTGAAAAGCTTCTGAGAAAGCCTCAAAATTCTGCAGCGATCCAAGCACCCTgatgacaaaagacaaacaaaaggaTGATAAAAGCTGAAGTATGTTAAGAATGTGAGAGGAGCACTGGTAAGTGTGAGTCCAGCCTCCAACTCCTCATTTGGATCAACACACTGAAGCTGCACTGATCCCAGCGCTTTGAGTTACGCTTTGgcacaacaaaatatttttcaagtGGGAGTATTAGGCTTATATATTCAGTGTCATGAAATTTAATGAGGCAACCGCCTGCAGGTGACCCAGCGTTGTCAGTCCATCCACAAAGAGAATGAATGGCCAGCAATAATTAAACTGCAAATTTGCAGTTGTGACTTTAGACCTTGAAACTTGCATTATCTGTTTTTTTGGCCACTGGGGAGAAGCGTAACCAAGGTGTAAACACAACCTTTAGGTCAACAGAGTTGTGTTTCTTGCCACGCAGTGAGCCAAAGTCCAATGTTCATTCtccttttagttgtttttggtcTTAATTAACAACTAACAAACACATGTGGCTCTACAGATGCTAAAAATGCTCAACCATTTTCACCAGCGGGCCGCTCACTTTGTCATCTGGTTTGGACACAGCTGCCTGTGATCAGAGCAGTGAGAGTAAAACAAAGTActttaacattaaagctaaatgAGCATATAAAGCTCCATGTAGTTGAACTGAAATGAGGATAATTCTGTTTATCACTCCAAGCAGCTCCTATCTTATGAGGAGTCATCATATGATCCGTTGCTAATATGAAAACTTTAAGTATTAACTCTTTGAATGTTATGTATAATGTTGAATACATGGTTAGCTACATTTGAAACATTCTGTATTCAATAATCAGAGACTTTCTTGAATGTATTCActaaagaaatttttaaaaatgtcaacatatcCATCAAAATGGGTCTCACAGATCAACCTGAAGCTAAAAAAACAGTGATGAAAGTGAAACACAGCAGAAGTTGTGAAGCTGATTTACTTTTCAAAATGAATTTAGCAGCTAGTTGACCTCATAAAGTggatacgtttttttttttttttttttttttactattgcTCATTAAAGTGTTctcctttttaaatgttttttttctgcatttgcacatttcttattcagaatatttacataaaaacataaatgctGCAGTAATTATTTTATGTCAGGCCAACAATATGCAGTATTGTCAGAAACATGAAGTTATTTTAATTTGCAGCCAGATAAAATGAATTGCTTGAAGATATTCACCAGACATGTTTTAAgatattaaaaaaactgaaaaaaatggaatctatatatcatattttttccccataaaagttacattttctgTATAACACTGTGCAGTGAAATAACTGATCACTGAGCCAAACGTAGTTCTGAGTATCAGGGCACTTTGATAATACATATTTTATGAAGCTCTGAAAACACTGTTAGCGGTGACCCTCTGATTAAAATGTGGACCCACTAAAGCTCCTTACCTGTATTCTAAAGGACTGTGGGAGTCAGTCTTGATGGACTGGCTGGCATACTCAGGCCGATAAGCACCACACCAAACCtaggaaaaaaacagtttattttcaaAGGGTTTCTGCAGATTGTTAACAGTGCAGATTgcattggttttttttttaataattttatttttatttagcctttatttatacaggtaatctcattgagacactgggtctcattctcaagagagacctTTCCTCAAAACATAACAAGACAACATTGAGTCACTGACAGACAACACTAAGGGACCTGTACTAGACAATATAACAATACAATCTAATGCTGAGACAGGgtgatgacaaaacacaacatagacatCAAAATGGATGTGCAAAGCGCCAAGCAAtgaagttaaaatgtaaaaacactaagaacAAGAACAAGTCCTCAAAGATGATATTTCCATATTGTTCAAAAGACGTTTGAAGTCCTCCAGGGGAATCTAGTGGGACAGCTTCACACTCTGCTGTAGTGAGTTCCAATTAAATAATATATACTTGCAGCAATTTCCATGTAATAAATAATGTTTCTGCTTTTATATAAATGCAGTTTTGGTCCAAATTGTTTTACTCGTGTAAAAACTGACTCGTAAATGTCATCATCTCAGCGGGGCGTGATTGTGGCTCCCAAACAGATTTGAAACGGTTGTTTGACCTGTTTTATTGTCAACGACAGCTTTCCGCTTTTAATTTGTGTTCTCTGGCACAGAGATGCTCTTTGCTTTGGCAGCTCTTCTCATCCCCTGCATGCGTAGCTCAATGTTGATTCGTTCTGCGGTTGCTTCAGCGTCTCACCCCCGACCCTGTCCCTTTGTCCCACTGTTTACTTCTCAGCACCCGGCATCCAAGTATCAACTCCAGATGGCGAATTTTGTCTGCCCTCTATCTACTGAGATAATAAATTCAGAAATAACACATTACTTACTTGGGCAAAGTTCAGAAAGAAGAGTTGCTTGTGATCCATGTCTAGACCAGGCAGACGAGGCTCCTCACCCTCCATCTCCACCCACTTTAGATAAGcctgtaaacacacactctcacttaACAACAGATTGCGGATTTGCAGAAAGTTTATTAGAAGCAATTTGGAGTTGGTCATTGCTGCTTAAATAGTAACATGCGGTTTTGTGCTTCCAACCTTATATGCTTGACGAACACCTCCATTGTCTGCAATGTTCTCGCCCAAAGTGCTGATTCCACTAACCTGCAATCATGTCGACAAAACCGTGAACACAGAGCAGCATGAAAACACTCGTGCTTGTGTTTACGCAATACGTGGTATTACAAGCTGAAACAAAACATCTCATTTCATACATCCCACTGGGTGCTTACATTTTGTCCTCCTGCTAGCTTCCAGTTGAAGTTGCCATATTGTTGCACCATGCACTGTGACTGCTCTTTAAAGTGCTCCGCAGAGTAATTACTCCACCAGTTTAGCATATTACCGTCCTTGTCAAAATTACGTCCTGCAAGCAAACATGATGCATTCAGCAAAGCACTATTCGCCAAACATGATGCATGTCTGTCTAAAAAGCGGCAGCCTGTTATTATTTACATAGAGCAAAGGATGAACTGTCCTCGTTATTTCAGGTTTCCAAAAATATCAGTGTCTCACCATTGTCATCAAACCCATGTGTGATCTCATGTCCAATGACCATTCCTATTCCTCCAAAGTTAAGCGCCTGGTGCTGATGTTTGCTGAAGAAGGGTGGCTGCAGGATTCCTGCAGGAAACACTGgatggacaaaaacaagcaggGAGTGAAAACAAAATAGGGGCTGGCAGTGCTGAACAGGAATGCAATGAGGAGTAACTGTTGCCATACAAAACATCCTGCATTTGTCACAGAGGCGGCTGTAAAACTCTTACCTATCTGGTTTCTGTTGGGCGAGTAGAATGCATTCACCACAGCAGCACCGATGATCCACCTGAGGGGTGATGGGGACAGGATTTATACAAGACAAAAGCGCTGAGCTGCGTTTTCCTTTAAATACAGCAGCCGTGCAATCCAAGCATGCAGTTTATTTTGCACTCTgacaaaatgaatttaaacCTTCACTTTCGGTGACGTTTGGGTGTTACTTTTTGAGGACCAGAACATCTCTAGCAGCAGCTGCACATTCAGTACACCGTTTTAGAAAGTAATCTTCGTCCCTGCCTACCATCTTTGAAACAGCAAGAGGGAGCAAACATGCATGGCTGTTCAATCCTATTTAAAAGAAAGATTTGTGTtgcatgggttttttttgtttggttttttttttggcctttttttggctttatttgacaggttagtgtagagaggcagacaggacagtagggggaagacctgcagcaaagggccatgagctggaatcaaacccaggtgGGTtacctgctcaaccagttgagctacctgggcgcCCGTTGCATGAGGTTTTAGGTCATTGACTATAGCCAAGAGCAGAAAAAGACGATGCTGACTGCCCGCTTGACTTTGACTAATAATGACAGCATGTACTTTTTGATGATTTCCACCACTTACAAGTCAGGATCAACAGGCTCTCTGAGTTTCTTCAGACTCTTATGGGCTTCAGACTTGAGGTTCTCAAGGATGTTCTCAAAGTAGTGTTCTTCACTGAAATTTAGCTTCAAAGAGAAATGGGACAAATGAGTGATGAGCGCATCTATCAGCTAATTACAATAAGGCAGACAAACAGGATTTGATTTTGACTTACATGAGCGTACTCCTGGTCGAGCTTCTGGTTGCTGTGTTGTAGAATATGATCTGGATAGCCAATGTGCTCCTTGATTGCCATGGCCTACAGGAGACGCACAGCAATCAGCATCATtctcaaaattaaataaaaacctatGCTAATTTACCTTCTCTCTCGCCTTCTCCTTTGAGGGAGTGTCCATCCAGCTCAACTCCTCCAGTGTTTCTACGTACGCTTGCTGGATCTTAGTGATGAGGTCACTGACCTGTGACCACaaatcacaaacacaaagagcacAATCACAGTCTCATACAGACTCTAATGCACTTGTACATCTCTGTGGCCCCAAGCACCAAATGCCCCATGTTGCTGtgtgtaaaatataatttactCTATACAAAATACATGTTTCACGGCACAAATGCATTACTGCACGTACACAAAAAGCATTTTGAATGTTTGATGGATTGAATAATTAGAATTGCAATGTCTTTACTACTATGACGCCCAACAGTTTACATTGAAATGGAATTTGTGACACTAAATGGTTTTGTGATACATGATTGGTGTTTTTCATACAGAGTAAAACAGATAATATTCAGTGACTTCAGTGAAAATCGTTCTAGAcatacactaccaatcaaaagtttggacacagcttctcattcaatgctttttatttatttgttttattttctacattgtagattaataccgaagattaacatttttttgtttacagcataactctgtatgtattcttttatagttttgatgtcttcagtattaatctacaatgtagaaaataattaaataaaaaacattgaatgagaaggtgtgtccaaatttttgattAGAAGTGTATTTCCTTCATCTGGTGGCACATAATTAATTTTGATGGTTGAAATGTGACATTTGGCTTCTCTGGGTcttcatttttctaatttattctaTTTCTTACATCATGCATGTCACACTAAAAATTCCTAAAGCTTGTATTATTCAACATGCCCTTTTGCTGAAGCAGTAACTGATTTCCATGCACAGAGGAGAACATGTTCCTGGTATGTTCATGGTTGGTCATAGGCCAAAAACACTCACCATACGTTTGCTTTCTCCTGCAAAGGTCTCACGCACATACAAAGCTCCAACTGCATTCTCCATGCTGCTCTGGACATAACGGACACATTCCCGCCACCAAGCATCCTCCACTGTGGTTCCATAGAGAgtctaaacaaacacacacacagagttatTATGTCTTTCAACAAGAAGCTCATGTTAACACACGTCGTTCTGTTGTGTTCTGCTCATCACACCTTTCTGTAGCGGGCTCTGGCATCTTTAAAGCGGCGACTCAAGCTGTTAACTCTGTCGATGATGAGCTGCCAGGTGAGGTAGTTCTGCATAGTTCTGCAAACGCACATAGTTTTTCTTAAACAGTTACCATGGTGTTCTCTACCTTTTCTGTGGACACTCCTTTATGATTAATTGTTTGACTGACCTGACGCTGTGTCTGGCGAGAACGTCATTCATCTTCTCCAGGTAGGGAGAGCTGTACACaaccacctcctcctctaccTGGACATCGATAGACACACTCGACAGCACGCCTTGAATAAATCGTGTCCAGTTGAAACCCTGGAAatataaaaagtgaaatattttaataacataTTTAGTTTTAGTTAATATGGTACTTTAAATAAATTGCCAGCCTCACCTGGAAACAAGGGGCTTAACTCCTATTTTGGCACATCACAATATATATAGTGCCTGATATCACTGTTCACAAAAACTcaataaatcaaagaaaaaaggagagaaaagctTCAAACTGGCTGCTGTAGCTCCAGCACAATGTCACAGGTGGCAGAAGCATGAACCATACTCACACAGTGTTGCACCGGCTGActtctgtttcccaaactgaaatcccactCGCATGGCTGCCATTTTTAGCTTATACTCAGAGTGGTGATGAATTCATCCATGCTGTTGAAGACTATCTGGAGACTCAAGATGTGACCTTTCACAACGTGATAGTGAAGCTTTACCAGTGGTGGACCAAATGCATTGAAGTTATAggaaattatgttaaaaaaatgatgcaagagCAGCCTTTCTCCTAACCCTATGTTTTCTGGTGAAGCCAACAACTTTTAGAAGTACATGCAtatagtttaaccctcgtgtcgtcctgcgggtcaaaactgacccgttttaaattttgaaaatgtggaaaaaatatatattttcacagtgaaacttctgatgtccacattttcaacatttttgggaaatctttgaacattttttggtgtaaaaaaagaaatgttaaaaatgtttcttaagaacattcaaataaaaatcaaccaaaatccagcgaatttcactggattttggttgatttttatttgaatgttcttaagagaatattagaagtttactgatatatatggaatcactttagatatttttagaatttttttggaagaaaatatTGACtagaattttcctgccaaatttgggggattttttttatttttattttttttaaataaaacttttaagggaaatttttaaggaattattggagttttcttcctgaaggttttgcaagttttcagaaatttgggggatttttttgctgaatttttggatttttttaagacaaggaaacaatgttttttggtgcccgtaaatgaggatgTAGCCCCGTTGAGAATAGGGCACTTAATTATATTAATGGCCTTAAAAAGTTATTAGGTTTTATGTAAAAACTTGTTAAACTAAAAGTAATTGAGCTAACTAACATTAAAATAGTTAATCCAGGTTaattttctgtaaactcaatGGTTATTTACATCGTTGAAATAAACTGTATAggaaagaatgtgtgtgtgtctgtgtgtgtgtgtggggggggtgATCTAACTAATTACATTTAGTGGAAGAGGGAATGAAAAACAGACTACGCCTTTTATTTGCAGTTAACTGTTTATTGGTCAAGGGTTAAAGGTCAAGTTGTTTTTACCTGTGTGGGGATTGGTCGGGAGTGAGGAAGAGAACGTTAGGGGGCGGGAGGAAAAACGTGAGATGTACGTTGGGAGAGCAGAGAAGAAGGGAGAAGGAAGTGCTCTGGAAGCTGAACCAGGTTTAAGAATCCAAGTTTCTATTGACTGGATTTTCTCAGTACATCTTATGTTTTGCCTTGTTAGCTGTGTATAGTTAACGACTGCAGAGGCAcagatgttgttttgttgtctgagtGAGAAAAAACGGAGATTCTGTGTGAGCGGGTTCAAGCTATCCGCTAAAGCTAACGGCTAAGCTAACGGCTAAGCTTCGGCAGGCGAGCCTCATCGCGGGCTGAGTGGACTTTGAACTGGCCAGACTTAGGTGCTTCTGGATGAGGAGTTACCTGGATGAGGAGTTACCTGCCGCTCCTCTGACCGCTTCTTTTCCTGAGACTTTGGATTATTCGTCAGCTGGCTGCTGACTTTTCAGACACCAAGCTGTGAACGCCACGACGTGGATTCTGCTAACTGCTAACTGTGAGTTTGCTGACCAGAGATCTACGCCGCGGCGGGGATTTCGTGGGCTGCTTCCTGTGATCATCGTGGGTTTTCTTCTCTGCACCTGGACTACAGCGAACAGCTGAAGATCGACACGCAGGTCTGCAACGTCTTGGGgttagtgtgagtgtgtgagtgtatatGTGGGCCCACAACTTAATGAACAATATTTGGTATTTAGTAGGTGTTGTTTGTTGTGTCACATAGAAGAACATTTCAGTGACATATTTGAAGGTGTTCCTTTGTGAGTTTGTTTGAGGTGAACTTAAATATTTAAGGAGAGATGTTTGTGTtagttattaatttaatttcaaggGAAGGTATTCAGTTTGAAAGGTattattttgagttattttgtgtttaaaaattatCAAATGGAAGGggatatatttttttgctacattatttaaaacattgaattgaaatatttttatttcactcaaCTATAACCAAGTTGTTGGGGGTCAGTTACTCCAATTAGCATGTAGGAACTGTGGATAGACCTAAAGGTTTGAAGTCTTGTATGCAAGGTAAGTCTACTCCACATCAGGTAAACCTTAGGGTAGTTACCTTTAGTAGTACGAACCCAAACACCCCAGTATCCTAAATTACCACTACTTCTAGAAAGTCGTCGTAGTCTTAAATTACGGGTGCTGGGGTGCTacaaggacaacaggagggttaacttcATTTGAACCACCAATCTTCTCACACATTCAACATGTAACACACAAGACAGAAGGGAAATTGGGCTCACGTTAAGGCTGAATGTGCTCTGCAGTTCACTGAGTGTCATCTTGTTGTAAAGAACGGTGACATCTTGGCGCTCCTCTGCTGGTGATGTCGCCTGTCCAgcaacaggaagaaaactgTCAGCTTTCTATAAACTGATTCTTGGTtatatattcacatttttgcttTCCCGTTTGTCATGCTCTTGACAAGCacgaaagggaaaaaaagggcTTGTTAAGAGCTTGGCATATCTCCTGGGTCCACACTAAATGTAGCCTGGTTCTCTCATTGACTGGAGGCACAGCAAAGgtgctcatttttcatcttgtcATTATTAATTTTCCTTTGCTCTCGTCCCACAATTCCATTTCCTGTTGTGGCTGGCACTCACGTTGGCGATGTCTGTCTCCAGCTCCAGCACTTGCATCATTTCCTCCCACACTCGGTCGTCATCCTGAGTCAAGTTCCTGTCCTCTCGGGTTATCTTCGCAATAGAAACCATGAAATGTAGATAGGCCTCTCGAACCTGTGGTACAATCACATAAGCTTGGAATTATGTTTTCACAATGAaatcaaatatctgcaaaaacaaaagatgtGATGAGAGTTGTATTTGCACCACACAGTGGGAgagaacatttcaaaagacatgCTCTTTCCTAAAACAAACTGATGGTTACTCAACAGAAGACCTCAATGTGgacagtttttatttgaataatttcCTTAGCAAACTGGTTGATGGTGACTTTTTCAGATTCCATTCACCACGACTGCACTGTGGTGGAGCTGTTTCTGAACtaaattcaacaaaaactaTTGTATGGTTTGATATCACCAGGGATAAATGAGAAAACAGagcatgttttgtgtgtgcgtcACCTTTTTGTAGTTTCCATCATTGAAGTAGTAGTCTCTGGACGGCATTCCAAGTCCTGGCTGGTCGATCTAACCAAAAAACCAGAATAGCAGTAGCAATTACACATTTTTGCAAACCCACAATTCTAATATATGatttacatttatgtttttttaacattgtatcactcaaaaaacaatgaactgaGGTGAACT encodes the following:
- the mmel1 gene encoding membrane metallo-endopeptidase-like 1, whose product is MGKSESQMDIMEKSSKPGKRRWTVAEIGLSVLLLLVSCALAGLVVLYTSAVKEQSNRPSVSRSSTSEGQLFRSSLNNVCTTADCVTAAARLLQNMDKSVKPCDNFYQYACGGWLERHVIPETSSRHSVFDILRDKLEIVLKGVLETSSAQDRDAIKKAKILYSSCMNDTLIEQRDSQPLLTLIESIGDWPVASEDWDTTTEEAWSLEDTLATLTARFHKKVMLDMYVWTDDRDSLRHIIYIDQPGLGMPSRDYYFNDGNYKKVREAYLHFMVSIAKITREDRNLTQDDDRVWEEMMQVLELETDIANATSPAEERQDVTVLYNKMTLSELQSTFSLNGFNWTRFIQGVLSSVSIDVQVEEEVVVYSSPYLEKMNDVLARHSVRTMQNYLTWQLIIDRVNSLSRRFKDARARYRKTLYGTTVEDAWWRECVRYVQSSMENAVGALYVRETFAGESKRMVSDLITKIQQAYVETLEELSWMDTPSKEKAREKAMAIKEHIGYPDHILQHSNQKLDQEYAHLNFSEEHYFENILENLKSEAHKSLKKLREPVDPDLWIIGAAVVNAFYSPNRNQIVFPAGILQPPFFSKHQHQALNFGGIGMVIGHEITHGFDDNGRNFDKDGNMLNWWSNYSAEHFKEQSQCMVQQYGNFNWKLAGGQNVSGISTLGENIADNGGVRQAYKAYLKWVEMEGEEPRLPGLDMDHKQLFFLNFAQVWCGAYRPEYASQSIKTDSHSPLEYRVLGSLQNFEAFSEAFQCQKGSPMNPELKCRVW